The Pseudodesulfovibrio sp. zrk46 genome contains a region encoding:
- a CDS encoding methyl-accepting chemotaxis protein yields MRLRTKMTLMQMGMVMATIILLCLVFIYEINSYAEREMQSFRETALKEEKRKLQDFVSMAVGTMDSYYKRSQDVEALKQAKLDDLKRVVDAVYGQAEAFYKENSSYMTKDQLLQGLTEIVAPARFDGNNYLWVHNLDNKVLIHPSDKLRGSDASGLKDHKGNAVIADMTVVAKRDGEGMTSYWWPKPGEQEAKLKISYVRLMPEAGWIIGTGAWIEDITSEMKKEALTQIGKMRQADGNYFWVNDLGATMVMHPIKPALNGKNMGGFKDPNGKLLFQEMVSVAKADGQGFVDYFWGKPGKEGNFPKLSFVKLFKPWEWIVGTGVYIDNIDAAVAAKQAELNKTVTNILYLVLVASAILALLGIGAGFIGAGNVTKTIGGEPHDIAGIAQHIAKGDLTVVGNGNGSSNGKVRGILRSMQDMGSSLRVVVGDVQSATDNVAAGSEELSSSSETLSQSSIVQAASIQEVSASLVQIVSSIRQNAESAEATSKIADSTNTDIKSGEDSVRKTVEAMREIADKIVFIEEIARQTNLLALNAAIEAARAGEQGKGFAVVAAEVRKLAERSAKTAQEISELSASSVEVAEETGDLFSRLTPEISKTAELIRDVSKMCSEQNHGVSQIEKAMEQLDQVIQQNAMASEEMASTSEELASQAAQLQDAIRFFVVDEYSRQQVAMAELPPGDHQYEKF; encoded by the coding sequence ATGCGCCTTAGGACCAAGATGACGCTGATGCAGATGGGGATGGTTATGGCAACCATCATTCTGCTCTGTTTGGTTTTTATTTATGAAATCAATAGTTATGCGGAAAGGGAGATGCAGTCCTTCCGCGAAACCGCGTTGAAAGAAGAGAAGAGGAAACTGCAGGATTTTGTTTCCATGGCCGTTGGTACCATGGACAGCTACTATAAGCGCTCTCAGGACGTCGAAGCTTTGAAGCAGGCCAAACTCGATGACCTCAAGCGGGTGGTGGATGCCGTGTATGGGCAGGCTGAGGCCTTCTACAAGGAGAACAGCAGCTACATGACCAAGGACCAGTTGCTCCAAGGACTGACCGAGATTGTGGCTCCTGCCCGCTTCGACGGGAACAACTATCTCTGGGTTCACAATCTGGACAATAAAGTTCTTATCCATCCATCAGATAAACTTCGTGGTTCCGATGCCAGCGGACTCAAGGACCACAAGGGTAATGCCGTCATTGCGGATATGACTGTTGTGGCCAAGCGTGACGGCGAAGGCATGACTTCCTACTGGTGGCCCAAGCCGGGTGAGCAGGAGGCCAAGCTCAAGATTTCCTACGTCCGCCTGATGCCCGAGGCCGGATGGATTATCGGTACCGGAGCATGGATCGAAGACATTACTTCCGAAATGAAGAAGGAGGCCCTGACCCAGATCGGCAAGATGCGTCAGGCCGACGGAAACTACTTCTGGGTCAATGACTTGGGAGCGACCATGGTTATGCATCCCATCAAGCCCGCCCTCAACGGCAAGAATATGGGAGGGTTCAAGGACCCCAACGGCAAGCTGCTCTTTCAGGAAATGGTCAGCGTGGCCAAGGCCGACGGCCAGGGTTTTGTCGATTATTTCTGGGGTAAGCCTGGCAAGGAAGGCAATTTCCCCAAGCTCTCTTTCGTGAAGCTGTTCAAGCCGTGGGAATGGATCGTGGGAACAGGCGTCTACATTGATAACATTGATGCTGCCGTGGCCGCAAAGCAGGCTGAATTAAACAAGACTGTCACCAATATTCTGTACTTGGTGTTGGTGGCTTCCGCCATTCTCGCCTTGCTAGGGATAGGCGCAGGATTCATCGGAGCCGGAAACGTCACCAAGACCATTGGCGGCGAGCCTCATGATATCGCAGGTATTGCCCAGCACATTGCAAAGGGTGATCTTACCGTGGTCGGCAATGGCAACGGCTCCAGCAATGGCAAGGTTCGTGGTATTCTCCGCTCCATGCAGGACATGGGCTCCAGCCTCCGTGTTGTTGTGGGAGATGTCCAGTCAGCTACCGATAATGTCGCCGCTGGCAGCGAAGAACTATCCAGTTCGTCTGAAACGCTTTCCCAATCTTCCATTGTTCAGGCCGCCTCCATTCAGGAGGTGTCGGCATCGCTGGTGCAGATCGTCAGTTCCATCCGTCAGAATGCGGAGAGTGCCGAAGCTACGAGCAAGATTGCAGACTCCACCAACACCGACATCAAGTCCGGTGAGGATTCTGTGCGCAAAACCGTGGAGGCTATGCGTGAGATCGCTGACAAGATCGTCTTTATCGAGGAGATTGCGCGCCAGACAAACCTCCTTGCACTTAACGCCGCCATCGAAGCCGCCCGTGCCGGAGAACAGGGCAAGGGATTTGCCGTGGTCGCCGCCGAGGTCCGCAAGCTGGCCGAGCGCAGCGCCAAGACAGCGCAGGAGATCAGCGAACTCTCTGCCTCCAGCGTAGAAGTGGCCGAGGAGACCGGCGATCTCTTCTCTCGCCTCACGCCCGAAATCAGCAAGACTGCCGAGCTCATTCGGGATGTCTCCAAGATGTGCAGCGAACAGAATCATGGCGTAAGTCAGATTGAAAAGGCCATGGAACAGCTTGATCAGGTTATTCAGCAAAACGCCATGGCGTCGGAAGAGATGGCTTCCACCTCTGAAGAGTTGGCAAGTCAGGCTGCCCAGTTGCAGGATGCCATCCGCTTCTTCGTGGTGGATGAGTATTCCCGTCAGCAAGTCGCCATGGCCGAATTGCCTCCGGGAGACCATCAATACGAAAAGTTCTGA
- a CDS encoding right-handed parallel beta-helix repeat-containing protein: MRRFILTLFTFLLIAAPALADRTVTGTGDPAQDVPNVQAAVKEGGTITLKGKFNFGPDGRIKVIKSVRLQGEVDATGEPSTFIKGGFWTIYSPLPIKDATPSGKGPIVAVHNIHFQGAKGTPLHFPYIGGLDVRGCTISDVKPQSINQKWADGDTLDFQAGIVVGNRLDSPQKRIKRAVMGTIKIEDNRFYMENNKPDRIAGFGVMLAWTWNAHVSISKNIVFKASRNGIEVLDNVLGPKGEGSITIDGNRITTPSEGIPYPHKYGPNGIVAGWYYDTSGGANFSQNNRVSMTGNRIEARGENSTGMLLYANDMVVTCNDIILGGGVGARGIVQTGSRGFFANNRVRGEGRFALYCHPFEALKGETNTFAWFDFNDFIPIKGEVFLGGNVNVIIGRTPSLVDKGLGNRIVEAKPCALPEIDPEGESWEPVDDF, encoded by the coding sequence ATGCGCCGCTTCATTCTCACCCTGTTCACTTTTCTGCTCATAGCTGCACCGGCTCTGGCGGACAGGACCGTCACCGGCACCGGCGATCCGGCGCAGGACGTGCCCAATGTGCAGGCGGCGGTGAAAGAAGGCGGCACCATCACCCTCAAGGGCAAATTCAATTTTGGCCCGGATGGAAGAATCAAGGTGATCAAATCCGTCCGGTTGCAAGGAGAAGTCGACGCCACGGGCGAGCCTTCCACCTTCATCAAGGGAGGCTTCTGGACCATATATTCCCCCCTGCCCATCAAAGACGCCACGCCGTCAGGCAAAGGCCCCATCGTGGCCGTACACAACATCCACTTTCAGGGCGCAAAAGGCACTCCTCTGCACTTCCCTTACATAGGGGGGCTCGATGTCCGCGGCTGCACGATATCCGATGTCAAACCGCAATCCATCAACCAGAAATGGGCAGACGGTGACACCCTGGATTTTCAGGCAGGCATCGTGGTGGGCAATCGGTTGGACAGTCCGCAGAAGCGCATTAAGCGTGCGGTGATGGGCACCATCAAGATTGAGGACAACCGATTCTACATGGAGAACAACAAGCCGGACCGCATAGCAGGCTTCGGCGTCATGCTGGCGTGGACCTGGAATGCCCATGTCTCCATCTCGAAAAACATCGTCTTCAAGGCATCCCGTAACGGCATTGAGGTGCTCGACAACGTGCTCGGTCCCAAGGGTGAAGGCTCGATCACCATTGATGGAAACCGAATCACCACGCCAAGCGAGGGCATCCCCTACCCGCATAAATACGGCCCCAACGGCATTGTGGCAGGGTGGTATTACGATACGTCCGGTGGCGCAAACTTCAGCCAGAACAACCGCGTCTCCATGACCGGCAACCGCATCGAAGCACGCGGCGAAAACTCCACAGGCATGCTGCTCTATGCCAATGACATGGTCGTCACCTGCAATGATATCATCCTTGGCGGCGGTGTCGGCGCACGCGGTATCGTGCAGACAGGTTCCCGCGGATTCTTCGCAAATAACCGTGTTCGTGGCGAAGGTCGGTTCGCATTGTATTGCCATCCATTCGAAGCCCTCAAGGGCGAAACAAACACCTTTGCATGGTTTGATTTTAACGACTTCATTCCCATCAAGGGTGAAGTATTCCTTGGCGGCAACGTCAACGTGATCATCGGCCGCACTCCGTCGCTGGTCGATAAGGGTCTCGGCAACCGCATCGTTGAAGCCAAGCCCTGCGCCCTGCCTGAAATCGATCCCGAAGGCGAGTCCTGGGAACCGGTAGACGACTTTTAA
- a CDS encoding co-chaperone GroES, whose amino-acid sequence MGLKPLNDRVIVKRKEEEEKTAGGIYIPDSAKEKPQAGEVVAAGPECKTVKAGDAVLFAKYAGSEFSVEGDELIIMREDDILGVFA is encoded by the coding sequence ATGGGTTTGAAACCACTGAATGATCGCGTCATCGTCAAGAGGAAGGAAGAAGAAGAAAAGACCGCTGGTGGCATCTACATCCCTGATTCCGCCAAAGAAAAGCCCCAGGCTGGTGAAGTCGTGGCTGCTGGTCCCGAGTGCAAGACCGTCAAGGCTGGCGATGCAGTCCTGTTCGCCAAGTACGCTGGCAGCGAGTTCTCCGTTGAAGGTGATGAGCTGATCATCATGCGTGAAGACGACATCCTCGGCGTATTCGCTTAA
- the groL gene encoding chaperonin GroEL (60 kDa chaperone family; promotes refolding of misfolded polypeptides especially under stressful conditions; forms two stacked rings of heptamers to form a barrel-shaped 14mer; ends can be capped by GroES; misfolded proteins enter the barrel where they are refolded when GroES binds): protein MAKAIDYKAVAREGMQNGVNILANAVKVTLGPKGRNVMLEKTWGAPHVTKDGVTVAEKIDLEDKLENMGAQMVKEVASKTNDIAGDGTTTATILSQAIFNEGVKLLAAGRNPMSIKRGIDTAVEAVVAELDKMAKPIKKTSEIAQIGAISANNDDNIGEMLAQAVDKVGDNGVITVEESQGLSIELDVVEGMQWDQGWLSPYFITDSDKQEAVFENPFILLSEGKISNIKPLVPILEAVNKAGRPLLIIAETVEGDALAGLTINAMRGALKVCAVKAPGFGERRKDMVRDIAIMTGANVVSEDTAVTLESIQPNDFGTAKKVVISKKDTLIVDGAGNKEAVERRCEEISQMAAASTSDYDREKLQERLAKMVGGIAVIKVGAPTEIEMKERKDRVEDALNATRAAVDEGVVPGGGTALVRAGKVLAKLKGANDTEQAGIDIIARAVEEPLRQIANNCGLEGTVVVEKVKGQKGNNGFNARTNEYEDLVKAGVIDPKKVTRIALQNAASVSSMLLTTECAISEAVIEED, encoded by the coding sequence ATGGCAAAAGCTATCGATTATAAAGCCGTCGCCCGTGAAGGCATGCAGAACGGCGTGAATATCCTGGCCAATGCAGTCAAGGTCACTCTCGGTCCCAAGGGCCGCAACGTCATGCTCGAAAAGACCTGGGGCGCTCCCCACGTCACCAAAGACGGTGTCACCGTCGCCGAGAAGATCGACCTGGAAGACAAGCTCGAGAACATGGGCGCTCAGATGGTCAAGGAAGTTGCTTCCAAGACCAACGACATCGCCGGTGACGGTACCACCACCGCTACCATTCTCTCCCAGGCAATTTTCAACGAAGGCGTGAAGCTGCTGGCTGCAGGCCGCAACCCCATGTCCATCAAGCGCGGCATCGACACCGCTGTTGAAGCTGTCGTTGCAGAGCTCGACAAGATGGCCAAGCCCATCAAGAAGACCTCCGAGATCGCCCAGATCGGCGCCATCTCCGCCAACAACGATGACAACATCGGCGAGATGCTCGCCCAGGCCGTGGACAAGGTCGGTGACAACGGCGTCATCACCGTTGAAGAGTCCCAGGGCCTCTCCATCGAGCTGGACGTTGTTGAAGGCATGCAGTGGGATCAGGGCTGGCTCTCTCCCTACTTCATCACCGATTCCGACAAGCAGGAAGCTGTTTTCGAGAATCCCTTCATCCTGCTCTCCGAAGGCAAAATCTCCAACATCAAGCCCCTCGTTCCCATCCTCGAAGCTGTGAACAAGGCTGGCCGTCCCCTGCTCATCATCGCCGAGACCGTTGAAGGCGACGCTCTGGCAGGTCTGACCATCAACGCCATGCGCGGCGCCCTCAAGGTTTGCGCCGTCAAGGCCCCCGGTTTCGGTGAACGCCGCAAGGACATGGTCCGCGACATCGCCATCATGACCGGTGCCAACGTTGTCTCCGAAGACACCGCTGTGACCCTCGAGTCCATTCAGCCCAACGACTTCGGTACCGCCAAGAAAGTTGTCATCTCCAAGAAGGACACCCTCATCGTTGACGGTGCAGGCAACAAGGAAGCTGTCGAGCGCCGCTGCGAAGAAATCTCCCAGATGGCTGCCGCTTCCACCAGCGACTACGACCGCGAAAAGCTGCAGGAACGCCTGGCCAAGATGGTCGGCGGCATCGCAGTGATCAAGGTCGGCGCACCCACCGAAATCGAAATGAAAGAGCGCAAGGATCGCGTAGAGGATGCCCTCAACGCTACCCGCGCTGCTGTTGACGAAGGCGTCGTGCCCGGCGGCGGTACCGCTCTGGTCCGCGCAGGCAAGGTCCTCGCCAAACTCAAGGGTGCCAACGACACCGAGCAGGCCGGTATCGATATCATCGCCCGCGCCGTCGAAGAGCCTCTGCGCCAGATCGCCAACAACTGCGGCCTCGAAGGCACCGTCGTTGTCGAAAAAGTCAAGGGCCAGAAAGGCAACAACGGCTTCAACGCCCGCACCAACGAATACGAAGACCTGGTCAAGGCCGGTGTCATCGATCCCAAGAAGGTCACCCGCATCGCACTGCAGAACGCCGCAAGCGTTTCCTCCATGCTGCTGACCACCGAGTGCGCCATCTCCGAAGCCGTCATCGAAGAAGACTAA